CCGGGACAGCAGGGcgcgggcgggcagcgccgggacagcggggcaggggcagcgggGTGCGGCCGGGCGGGGTGTGCAGGGACGCCGTGGCGACAGGCCAAAGCAATCGAGGCCAGAGCATGTGGCGGCGCCTGGTGCACCTGGACCTGAAgggcgccgcgccgcgcccgcagtacctggagcaggtgaggggTGAACGTGAGGGAGGTGAGGGGTGAGTCTGAGGGAGGTGAGGGGTGTGCCTGGGCGGGTGAGGGATGAACCTGAGGGAAGTGAGGGGTGTGCCTGGGCGGGTGAAGGGTGAACCTGAGGGAAGTGAGGGGTGTgcctggggcaggtgaggggtGAACCTGAGGGATGTGAGGGATGAACCTGAGGGAGGTGAGGGATGTGCCTGGGGCGGGTGAAGGGTGAAGCTGAGGGAAGTGAGGGATGAACCTGAGGGAGGTGAGGGATGTGcctggagcaggtgagggaTGTATCTGGCACAATTAAGGGATGTATTGGGCTCAGGCGAGGGGTGAACCTGGTGTACTGAGGGATGTATCTGGAGCAGGTGAGGGAGGAACCTGGTGTAGGTGAGGGATGTATCTGGCACAATTAAGGGATATATTGGGCTCAGGTGAGGGGTGCACCTGGTATGGGTGAAGGATGTCCCTGGCACAAGTGAAAGATGTATTGGGCTCAGGTGAGGGATGTACTGGGCTCAGGTGAGGGAGGTACCTGGTATGGGTGAAGGATTTATTGGGCTCAGGTGAGGGATGCacctgctgcaggggcacagggtggtggcactgctcacagcccagctgcatccccagtgtcccttccctccctcagctgctgccgctgctccgCACCCTGGGTGCCAccgggctgctgctggaatatGAGGACACCTTCCCGTACACGGGGcccctggaggtgctgcaggccCCCCACGCCTACAGGTAGCTGTGGGTGCCCcgcaggcagctctgggtgcctgcaggctctgcccagCGGGCACTGACGGGGCGGGTCGCTCTCCCGCAGCCCCGAGGAGCTGCAGGcgctgctgagctgggcacgGGCACAGGACCTGGACGTGGTGCCGCTGGTGCAGAGCTTCGGGCACATGGAGGTGAGCTGGGCATGCTGGGTGAGAGGGGGAgtgctgagccagcagtgcccagggggACAGCAAGGCTGGGGGGGGGGTCTCAGCGTGCAATAGGAAGAGCAttggcagctgggcagggagtgatcctgcccctctgcccagccctggtgacATCTGGAGCactgtgcccagttctgggcagaagccatggCCAGGAAGTGCCACTGGGATGTGAGGAAAAACTACTTCCCTGTGCAGTGACCGGGCCCTgagcaggttgtccagagagggtgtggagtctccctcactggggaTATTCCAGAGCCCTCTGGACAcaagcctggccctgctggagcagggaggtgggaccagATGAGCCACTGTGCTCCCTTCCAGCTTGatccattctgggattctctgctGGAACTTTGCAATCCAAGTCCCAGTGCTGTGGTtatccagctctgccagctgcaggattTGACATCGGGGTCACACTGCAGTGACCTCCCCGTTTCCTTCGCCCACCCTGTGAGGAACTTCGTGGTCAGAGACCCCCCCAGCAGcgtggagcagcagctgtgcccccagcctgtccctgggttTAGCAGGACACCTGCCCTCAGAGCCTCGGGGACAGGAGGACGCTGCTGTCCCCGGGTGTGGTGGCTGTCCCCGAGCTCCCCTTTCCCTTGCAGTTTGTGCTGAAGCACAGGGAGTTTGCCCATCTGCGGGAGGTGAAGGAGCTGCCCAACGCCCTGAACCCGCACAAGGAGGAGTCACTGGCGCTGGTCAAAGCCATGATTGACCAGGTGATGGCCCTGCACGAGAACCTGCAGTGGTTTCACATCGGATGTGATGAGGTGGGActtctcctgagctgggaatgtttCTTTTGAGGAATCATAGCAAGGGCTGAACCTCCTGcatttcagtggtgcccaggccttgtttgggtgggattttggggacagAAAACACCACTCGAGCCAGTGTAGAAAAGTCCTTTTGCCAATAAATTATTCCAGTAGCAGAGGTTGTCATTTCCATAGATATGGGTGTAACATCAAAGTATTGAAAGCAGCTTCTTAAAGCTGAGTTTGGGTTTAGTTCAAGTGAGTGTTTGTAATGAGATATCAATTAGAGCTGTTCATTAGGAGTCCTGTAAGTTTGGTGTAAGATATTGGCTCATTGTTCTGGGCAAGTTACTCAAGGTGAACCCTTGTGTGGTTGAAAGTGTTGGGATTTTCACCTTGGTAGTTTGTCTCCTCGAGAAGGAGAAAACTCAAGCTTCTCTTTCCCATAGTTTCTTAAAACCATGCTGATGGCACACACATCCCTGGAGTTCATCATGACCACTTAACTGTACCGATATTAGTTTAGCTTTTTGTATCCTGTTGTGTTGAAACTCCCTTTGTGACAGGGAGCTGTTACAAAGCAAAATACTACTTATGTAGAATAAAAAACAACCTATTCTAAACCAGCAAATTTTAATTCACTCTCTGCATGGGACCAAGTATGCAGGGCCACCTTGGACATGGCCCCAGGCTGCTTCTAGACTCACATTTGGATGATCTTCCCCAAGACAGGAACCTCATTTTATCCACCTCAGGTCCTGATGGATTGCTGGATTTGAAATGTGGTGAGAGCTAGTTCCAAGGACAAACACTCCAAAAGCAAATACAGCATTTAGATATTTTAGTTTCTACAGGAAAATTCCCTCAAGTGATGCATGTAATCATGGCCTGATGGAAATGCTTGCAGTGTTCTCAGCACTGAGAGGTGCTTTGGAACGTGGCCACTCAGTGAGTCACACCTGGGCAAAGGTTTTGAATGCTGTCTACCTCACTTTCTCTATTTCTGTACAAGTCAGGATGATTTGCTTGGTGTTTCAGGTCTTCTACCTTGGCGAAGGAGAGGAGtcaaagcagtggctgcagcagcaaaacaacaCTCCAGAGAAGCTCTGCTTATCCCACATCAAAGCAGTTGCCACTTGTTTGGCCTGGTCTTACCCCACGGTGACACCCATCGTGTGGGACGACATGCTCAGGGGGATGAGTGAGGAAACACTGGCAGGTGTGTGACCAGCCACGGGGTGAGGTTTGCACAGATAGAACAGATTGGTTGGCAGCTGAATGTAATGAAAACAACCAATGTGGCAAGAGGTGAGGTGTGGTTTGTTTGACTAGAGAATAGAAGCACTCAGTCCTTGGCTGCCACAGAGGCCCTGGGTGAGTGTGGGCCAGTCTGAACACTTCAGTTTTCCATCACAAAATGCTCACTGTGCAGTGGCTGCCATCAATTCTACTTTCCTTATACATTAAAACAACAACCAAcgttaaaacaaaacaacaacctGTTAATATCTTTGGTCCAAGTCTAAATCTCTGTGCCTCTCACCACCTTCTGATGTTCATTGCACCTGATCCTGAGTGGTGCAAACTCacacagagaagctgcagccctgtgagcaTCTTGTGGTTAGGACTTTGATACTGAATTGTGGGGTTGCTCCAAAACCTTGACATCACAAGTCTTGTTTGTGGAAAATATCAAAGCACTGCTAAAATTGGAGTAGCCTGAGCACAAGTGGAGTTCCAGCCTTTTGAGAGCCACCTTATGTGGCTGCTGTAAACAGATTTAGATGGTACCAGGAAGAGCTGTGCAGCTCATCCAACAGTGACTGACCTGTCAAGGCTTTGATAGTGGGAAATCATCCCCAAAAATGCAGGTGGGACCCATGGAGTTTCCAGCAGCAGTACAGCACTCAAAGTGCACTGTACTGCCACAATAACAGAATAAACGAATTAGAATGTGATGGagttaaaatactgaatttctgCACAATTTCCTGCAGTTTCTCTAGGGGTCAGTTCCACATGTTTAAAACTAGCTGAGGAGTTGATTATAAAAGGAGTTAAAGCTAAATTTGTATCTTTAGTTGTTGTgcaagcacagcccaggcactCTGTCAGTGGAAGGGTAAATGTTACCTTTGAATCTAGCTGAATCTCCTCTTGTGGCTCTGCCCGCGGAATCCAGGCGGCACACAGAGAGATGCGAGGAGCTAAGAATGAGGTGGGCTTGGGGTGAGTGGGGTCTCTGAGAAATTGTCACTGCTCCTCCATGTTAATGGTTTCACCGTGCCTGAGGACAGTGGCCCTGGGCATGTGCCAAaccctggccaggctggaaatGCCCAGGGCCACTTCAGCTGTGACAAGCCTTAGTTGTGGTCACATGCTGCTGCACCAGTAACCTGTGCTCAGTTCTCATTCGAGCAGCTGTTCTCCATCATTTAGAAGAGCTCTGTTCCTTGCAGAGTCCGGGGTCCCACAGCTGGTGCAGCCCATGATCTGGGACTATGGAACGGACATCAACATAGAGGGCAAAGGTTTGTActtctctgctgagctgtgaaGCAAAATAGCCAAAGCAAAATTCTATCTTTAAAACCTACCTTAGTTGGACACCAAAGCATTCTGGTCTTGTTGAATtgttttttattgctttcataGCATACAGACAGCCCTTGTTTGATTTCATATCATAATTGCtgttacttattttctttttctagttaTGTTTCCCCTACGAATGACTTGCATTGTAGGCTGCTTCATTcttttcagcagagctttggAATCACTGATAGGAGATTCAGAGGTTTTCCACAAGCACGGTTACATTAATTCTCCTTGCATGAACACCAGTAGCATCACATAATTCTATCATTAAAACCTACCTTAGCTGGACATCAAAACATTCTGGTCTTGTTGAAttgttttttgttgctttcatAGCATACAGACAGCCCTTGTTTGATTTCATATCATAATTGCtattacttattttctttttctagttaTGTTTCCCCTACGAATGACTTGCATTGTAGGCTGCTTCATTCTTTTCACAGAGCTTTGGAATCACTGATAGGAGATTCAGAGGATTTCCACAAGCACGGTTACATTAATTCTCCTTGCATGAACACCAGTAGCATCACATAACTCTGTATTGAACAGCTCTGCAAAAGAAGCTTCAGAGCTTCATACATCTATAGAATTCAGAGGGAAGCTCCTAAAGGCTCCTGTCAGGCATCTAACATTCATGCAAACATTCCTTTGTTGCTGTCAGATGTTGTGCATGCTTGTTACAGCCTCACAGCTTAGCATGGTAGCAATACAAGGGAGTGGAGTACAGTAACTGACACATGAAAATAGGAGGACAGCCACTCAaaaggctgctcagagagggtGTCAGATCTCCATCCTTGCTGATGCTCCAAGCCTGAAAAGGCTCAGCAGCGTGTCACAGACCTGGAGCTGTGTTCCCCTTCACTGCAGCCTTGCAGTCGGGGCTGGAACTGGAGAAGGCTCATCCTGTGCGTGTCCCTttgtgtgtccctgcagtgcagcTCATCGAGAAGTACCGCAGGTGTGGCTTCTCCAAGGTGTGGCTTGCAAGTGCCTTCAAGGGAGCCACAGGAATTAATCAGTCTCTCACCCTGATTGGGCACCACCTCAGGAACCAGCTGGAGTGGCTGCAGGTGGCCAGGAGGAGCCCCGCTGATGTCCTCGAAGGTATCGCGCTGACCGGCTGGCAGAGGTGAGGAGCAGCCCTTGTGTGCTTCCAAGGGTCACAGCTGAGCAAACTTCCACCCTAAAGCTCCCTAAGAGCTACAGGGAAGCTGTGGGTTTAGAAGGGAACATTGCCACCCTGCAGTTCTCCCTGCTGTTACTGCTGGGTCTCACCCCCAGACTGTGAAGAGTGGATTTCAGAGTTGCAGGTAGCTGTAGAGCTCTAACCAGCAGGAACaatggctctggggacaccaccagcagcagatTGGGTTGGAAGGCTTGAATGGGTTTTGTTCCACCTTGAACTGCTCATAGCCACTGTAGTTCATGCATGGTGTGTCTATCTGAATGTCTGATGGGAACTCAAAAACTGTGAAATCACATAAGAGATGAGAACTTGTTAAAGTTATGaaggaataaaacatttttatgcaGTCTGGAGGTCGTAGGGAATACCAGAGAGCTGATGTCCAATTTCTGACCCTAATTTGCCTTGAGAAGAGAACTTGGTTTTCATCTGTTCTTCCTGGTAAAACAGGAATACTTCACATTTCAGAGATAAGTGATGTCTTCTCTGAGACAGCAACTGATTTCTAAAGCTCTTTGAATTGTAGTGATTGAAATATTAAAACCTCCCATTTGTTTAGTCTGCTCTAACAGTAAAATGTGTAACCAATGGATGTTTTCTTGCCTAGGTATGATCACTTTGCTGTTTTGTGCGAGCTTCTCCCTGTGGCAATTCCCTCCCTGGCCGTGTGTCTGCAGACAATAAAGAATGGTACAATGACAACTTCATTCTCTCTCAGATCATGCCTAGCACAGGAGTGAAGTGACCTTGCCTGAGATTAGCACAGGCTTGTTATATTTTGAGGTGGTTTGCTGAATTATGAACAATAAATTACAATTTGCAGTATGGGAGCAGAGAAGCCTCTTGgcctaaatatttaaaaccagcCATTGTATCCTCTTCATTTATTGTGATCTAACACACAAATGGTCAAAAACTTCATGCTTatattagaaaattaatttaagatgTGAAATTGCTTTTCAAACTTACTTAAAACAATATTGATATATAAATGAGCCTAATTTAGTTTAGATTTAGAACGTGCTCATGTGTAAAAGTTGTTTTAACTAattgattttcttaaaatggATCTAAGGAGGACACTGTCTGGTAAAATACCTCCTGTAGTTTCTGCTTTCTTTACAGCAGATGCcaacaatatttttcttattttcaaaataaacccCCACAATGAACTGATTTTTAATTGAGGCACTAGAAATATTGCACTTGAATATTAACTAGCACCTTGAATAGAAAGTTCAGAGCTAGGAAGTGCTCACCTTGCTCAAGACAACTGTGTGAAAGACACTGAGCTCCTCCTCCCACCCAcaaatgtttttccttcaaaagaaggaaagattttcattcatatttccatttcaccttttaaaaaattcttccccAAAGGGGAACTCCTAAGCCAAGGCAGAATACTCCAGAAAACCCCTCTTGTATGAACATTTTGGTTCCTTAGGCTCCTTTACTCATTTCCACTGTCTTCTGCCAGGTGGCTTTTCTGAAAAGATTAGAGAAAACGTGGAAAACATCCTGGGAATGCCTAACCTGGAAATTGATACTTTCATGAGGTAACATCCAGCTGCAGAattcagctgcttctccttgtGTGGTGAGTTCAGAAACTAACAGATCCTCTTTGGACAGCCCAAGTCTGGGGACCTTTCCTGGGAGCAATATCCTCACTCTTGTGACACAAATTAGTTTCCACCTCAAGTCCTCAGTGGATGACCTTCTGGAAAGGAACAGGTAAGGAGGTTTCTGTTGAttctctgcctggctgcagcagtgttGGAGCTGTATCATCTCAAAGTGAAAAGTGATTTAAATATCAAGCTCTGCATTTCAGGTGTCACTGACACCTCAGCAGAACATAATAtttatcaaaatttaaaatattttagtgaagTTCCTAAATACTGTATGCTGCCTTATTTGAAGCATATAGCTTTTTCCTTAATTACATTTTACTGCTATTTaaagttaaaatgaaaattttgaatGGTGTAGTTAATAAAGAAAGGAGCTTGAAATAAAACTTATACTGCAGCAGATGATCAGGTTCTGCCAGGAGCACTTTCACAAGCTAATTCCAAAGATCTATAGACTGAAATAAACTCACCCCTTGAGCATcatctctgcagagctcagctaaAGCCTCCCTGGCAGTGGCaaacagatgctgctgctgttccaccaCTGCTCCCACCACCATCCATTTTCAGGTATGCCACAGGCTGGTTCACCCTCTaccacaggaaaaggaagattATTCATCCTATCATAGTGCACCACTTCCAGCCAGATGCAGTCAGGTAACAGCACTTGTTTTGCACTGCAGGGGAAATAAAGTCTGATGTATTTTGGGCACTCAGGTACAGAGAGCTGTGAGCCTTACCTCTTCTATAATTATCTCAGAAACATCAGTGGGAATCAGACAAAGTATCCATAACATGTTTTTATACAACATGTTtgggttggaactagatgatcttcacagttcccttccaacacaaaccattctgattCTAATTTCATCTTTGCCTTCTGTTGAATGAATTCTTTGAGAACAAGTACAGAATTGGTCTCCAAAAGCCTGTCCCTTGTTactcctctccagccctgctgcacctTAAGCAGTGGCCTTGGTGCAGGAGCTCACCCTGGGCCAGATTGCAGGCAGGGCTTGGAATAAAGCCAggcccttcccctgctccctgtcacCATGGGCTTTTCAGAACTTGTCCCAGACATTCTGCCAATTCATGCTAAAAGGCTCATttagacttttttcttttttttttctgtgctaagGTGAATATCCAACCTCATCTACTCTTTCTGATAAAACCCAGAATTAAATTCCCAACAAGTCTCACAGTGGGTTTCAGTTACACTTCAAATGTGCACAGTGGTTTTTTGAGCTCACTTTTTGGTACTTTAAAAGCCTTGGCACGAGGAAAGTGCCAAGATTAATGGAACTTAAACAGAAACAGCATCAAGCTTTTGCCATCTGAACAAAATCAAGTCCTTTGGGCTCTTGTGATAGAAGCTTCTTTTCCTGTAAGGTGGTTTTAAGGACAGTGCTCCCTTCCAAAGGCCAGCAAGCCATCCCTCCCCCgaggcagagctctcctgcaAATGCCattgtttcttccttctcaCTTCTGCTCAGGCTCTTCTCCAAGTGGAATGCCGTGGTGCAAGACCTGCAAGTAGCCATGGAGCCAGTTTTCCACAGGTGTGCTATAGAGGAGTGGATGGAGGAGAATGTCCACCCCAGCCTACAGAAGCTGCAGGAAGTGCTGGATGATTTGGATGAAGCAATAAGAGCACAAAATTAGGGGCATTTCAATTAGTCTGACTCATTCCCTGGGAAAACGTGGCTAGTGAAAATCAGCAACTAGCCCTTGAGCTGGAGTTTGTCATCTTGAGAGTAGAAGCATGAACTGTGGTTAAACAAAAGTGACCTGAAGGCATGAAGGAATTTATTAGCATAAAACACTTCAACTCAATTTTCTTGTCTTAACACATGCTGAGCCTTAATTCACCTGCCTGGCAGGTGTTAATGCAGGTTTGCTGCCCTTGCATAACAGAGTGCAGGAGTGAGTCACAGCTCACTGTCCAAGGCAGGAGAAAAAGCCACTTCCTTCCAAATCCAGGATTTGTAGCAACAGACTCTTACATAACAGTGACCTGGGAAAGCTCTACCCTAATATTTAggatactttaaaaatgtttgggtCGTTCTGTTCTGTTCCGTAACTCCTTCACCTGTCAGCTGTGCTCCGAGTTGTGTCCTGCCGTTCATTCAAGAGGAATCAGGAGCGAGAGGGAGCTCCTGAGGCACTGACAGCTGGCCTTGGGGGGAAAATGCCTTAAACACATTGGGCTGCTTCACTTTGTGCCAGAGCAGCAAAGCTCAGCCCCGTCCCCACAGCAAAGCACCACCCCGCTCACTGAGGCACCTGTTTGGCTGTGTGAAACCTCAGACTGCAACCTGCACTGCCCAGCTTTGTCCCAATTTGAGCCATGACTAAAGCTACTACATACAAGGAAAACCCTGGTTTGTTCTGCTTTAATGTCAAACTTGTCATAAtgtatagaaatatattttgggGACTTTTGGTGATTATCCCAAATCTCCGCTCAATGGAGATAATTCAAAAGTATGGTTGTTAAGTATGTTACTTCACCATGAATATTCCAAATACTTATTTCTGTGCTTCATTTATGCCTTTCTTGAAATTTTTTGGGGAGCACTGGTATTGAAATTTTCTTGGAACAAATCTTAACATACAGAAAGTAAAACTACACCATAAGACAAGCTTCAGGTGACTCAGTGAGAGCCTCAGTAACCAGGTCCACATGCAGATCTTTATCTAAAAAGAACCAATTGCTATGTTTGCCTGTCACACAGCTTGAACTAAACAAgatcttaatttatttttacttgaaTAAAACCTTTCATACTCAAAGTGTTTGTAGAGGGTGTTGCC
This window of the Motacilla alba alba isolate MOTALB_02 chromosome 18, Motacilla_alba_V1.0_pri, whole genome shotgun sequence genome carries:
- the HEXD gene encoding hexosaminidase D isoform X2 — encoded protein: MWRRLVHLDLKGAAPRPQYLEQLLPLLRTLGATGLLLEYEDTFPYTGPLEVLQAPHAYSPEELQALLSWARAQDLDVVPLVQSFGHMEFVLKHREFAHLREVKELPNALNPHKEESLALVKAMIDQVMALHENLQWFHIGCDEVFYLGEGEESKQWLQQQNNTPEKLCLSHIKAVATCLAWSYPTVTPIVWDDMLRGMSEETLAESGVPQLVQPMIWDYGTDINIEGKVQLIEKYRRCGFSKVWLASAFKGATGINQSLTLIGHHLRNQLEWLQVARRSPADVLEGIALTGWQRYDHFAVLCELLPVAIPSLAVCLQTIKNGGFSEKIRENVENILGMPNLEIDTFMSPSLGTFPGSNILTLVTQISFHLKSSVDDLLERNRLFSKWNAVVQDLQVAMEPVFHRCAIEEWMEENVHPSLQKLQEVLDDLDEAIRAQN
- the HEXD gene encoding hexosaminidase D isoform X1, producing the protein MWRRLVHLDLKGAAPRPQYLEQLLPLLRTLGATGLLLEYEDTFPYTGPLEVLQAPHAYSPEELQALLSWARAQDLDVVPLVQSFGHMEFVLKHREFAHLREVKELPNALNPHKEESLALVKAMIDQVMALHENLQWFHIGCDEVFYLGEGEESKQWLQQQNNTPEKLCLSHIKAVATCLAWSYPTVTPIVWDDMLRGMSEETLAESGVPQLVQPMIWDYGTDINIEGKVQLIEKYRRCGFSKVWLASAFKGATGINQSLTLIGHHLRNQLEWLQVARRSPADVLEGIALTGWQRYDHFAVLCELLPVAIPSLAVCLQTIKNGGFSEKIRENVENILGMPNLEIDTFMSPSLGTFPGSNILTLVTQISFHLKSSVDDLLERNRYATGWFTLYHRKRKIIHPIIVHHFQPDAVRLFSKWNAVVQDLQVAMEPVFHRCAIEEWMEENVHPSLQKLQEVLDDLDEAIRAQN